One genomic segment of Oncorhynchus mykiss isolate Arlee chromosome 10, USDA_OmykA_1.1, whole genome shotgun sequence includes these proteins:
- the LOC110534447 gene encoding vacuolar protein sorting-associated protein 37C: MDKLQDLSQSELEDLLDNTERVESMALESDEIQNIQLEREMALASNRNLAEQNLDMKPRLERQREHLVERYSELEGVRDTYRQHCDQKDGIMGQASPEGLFSRLQTEGASTETESESLADEFLDGRLSLDSFLDRFLSLRSLAHKRRVRIEKLQDILRQKKETAAGDASAGSVTSQTSANQDPATTQSSPWNHHPQQQQPQQNSNPNNHAGFQNGPGSALPYTPYPVSPPNPTATSAVSGPVPSIPPGQCPPYPSPGSPFTSAAGYSARPAFGPPATACPYPTQPTFPGVPGSGSAFGQYSAPNTAPYPSAYTYGGVGGYSYPMGPALPNSQSPTGRPQYRPGFGVPQPYS; encoded by the exons ATTCAGAACATCCAGCTGGAGAGGGAGATGGCACTGGCCTCCAACCGTAACCTGGCAGAACAGAACCTGGACATGAAGCCTcgcctggagagacagagagaacatctAGTGGAGAGATACTCTGAACTGGAGGGAGTCAGAGATACCTACAGACAACACTGTGACCAGAAAG atgGCATCATGGGGCAGGCATCACCGGAGGGGTTGTTCTCCAGACTTCAGACAGAGGGCGCCAGCACGGAGACGGAGTCAGAG tcTCTGGCAGATGAGTTTCTGGACGGCCGGCTGTCTCTGGACTCGTTCCTCGACCGTTTCCTCTCCCTTCGCTCCCTCGCTCACAAAAGACGGGTGCGGATAGAGAAACTGCAGGACATCCTGCGGCAGAAGAAGGAGACCGCCGCGGGCGATGCCTCCGCCGGCTCCGTGACGTCACAAACGAGCGCCAATCAAGACCCGGCGACGACACAGTCATCGCCATGGAATCATCATCCTCAGCAACAACAACCGCAGCAGAATTCCAATCCCAACAACCACGCTGGTTTCCAAAACGGCCCCGGTTCCGCCCTACCTTACACCCCTTACCCTGTCTCCCCTCCTAACCCGACAGCCACCTCTGCAGTATCAGGCCCAGTCCCGTCCATTCCCCCAGGTCAATGTCCACCCTACCCCAGCCCCGGCTCACCTTTCACCTCAGCGGCGGGCTACTCAGCCCGTCCTGCTTTTGGGCCTCCGGCCACTGCCTGCCCATACCCCACCCAGCCAACGTTCCCTGGTGTCCCCGGCTCAGGGTCTGCTTTCGGGCAGTACAGTGCCCCCAACACCGCCCCCTACCCCTCTGCGTACACCTACGGTGGGGTTGGGGGGTATAGCTACCCCATGGGCCCTGCTCTGCCCAACTCTCAGTCCCCCACAGGCAGGCCGCAGTACAGGCCCGGGTTTGGAGTGCCACAGCCCTACTCCTGA
- the LOC110534451 gene encoding T-cell surface glycoprotein CD5, translated as MDGRLVLTILVLCVKNVVTFENTTSTSQPLTPSDSTPATPAPTTSCVCNISTSCSPPTKPESPPPALAVVKIKWQAKSCKGDVHLCLLLGGDTCLSTHSLPLCFNSWANLSLELAESCERKGCGGSAKWTKTPASSEGYQIGRDGRVTNNSCTTLRIQCEVVPDQLVGYKVVTGLLCVLVLVVLMVRFGQPSLKALRKRLSDKRQSRWIGPTQSQSVSYHRGKAGLQLNDNTDKRHSYPGLERLTVNTSREPSSNRNSDYDSYNL; from the exons ATGGATGGAAGGCTAGTTCTTACCATCCTGGTCCTGTGTGTCAAGAATGTTG tAACCTTTGAAAACACGACATCCACCTCCCAACCTCTCACACCATCCGACTCCACTCCTGCTACCCCCGCTCCCACCACTTCCTGTGTGTGTAATATCTCCACTTCCTGTTCCCCTCCGACCAAGCCCGAGTCTCCGCCACCTGCGCTGGCCGTTGTCAAGATCAAATGGCAAGCAAAGTCCTGTAAGGGGGACGTACACCTGTGTCTCCTCTTGGGTGGAGACACCTGTCTCTCCACCCATTCCTTACCACTCTGCTTTAACAGTTGGGCCAATCTTAGCCTTGAACTGGCAGAATCGTGTGAGAGGAAGGGCTGCGGGGGCTCCGCAAAGTGGACTAAGACCCCTGCTAGCTCTGAGGGTTACCAGATCGGTAGGGATGGAAGGGTTACCAATAACTCCTGTACAACACTGAGGATCCAATGCGAAG tcGTCCCAGATCAGTTAGTAGGCTATAAGGTGGTGACTGGACTGCTGTGTGTTCTGGTGCTGGTGGTGCTGATGGTGCGTTTCGGGCAGCCCTCCCTCAAGGCCCTCCGTAAGAGAT TGTCAGACAAGAGACAGAGTCGGTGGATCGGACCTACGCAGAGCCAAAGTG TCTCCTACCATAGAGGGAAGGCTGGACTCCAACTTAACGACAACACAGACAAGAGACACTCCTACCCTG GATTGGAGAGGCTGACGGTGAACACTAGCCGAGAGCCGTCGTCTAACAGAAACAGTGATTATGACTCTTATAACttgtga